CTAAACACCTTGTCTTACCTTTTGGCCCGTATCTTGGTGTAATGAAATTCTCTCTCCTGTGTAGGAAACTGATGGTGCTGGGGGAATTTTTGGGCTCAAAATGTGGACCTATCGAGTTCTGCTGGAGCTGGTTCATTGGGCAGACCATGCTGCGCAGACCCTCCACCTcttacacacagagagggaaggaacaGAAGAGATctaattttctttgtttcaatCCAGCAACATCTATTAATGAACTCACACTACCAACAACACTAACAGCCAGCTTTCCCTTTTAGTTATTCCaaattaaatattcagtaaTATGGAATATTCTCTGTGAACACTTAGAGGTTAAAAACTGTACTGCTTAACTAAAATCACAACTAAGCTCCTTTAACAAAGCTCAGCTGACAGCTTTTCCCAGACATTGGTATTTCCACAGCAAGTGCTAAAATGACCTCTAGTTTGCCACAGTTGCTATTTCCTTTGACAAAGAAGTGAGTGCAGACTTTTAACTGTATAAAGGTTGGTTTGCTTTGTGCAGTGGGGGAGTTAGACTGTTTGGAAATGTCTTCTTTTGTATagtgtgtaatttattttatttaagacAATATACCTTTGATGACTAAATATCTGCTGTTCATAACACTCCAAAATCTACTAACTGCTAGAATGTAGCCAAAAATACATAATTGATAAACTGTGACTGATGTGCAGCTGAATCTGTAGCCCTTTGCCATTTTAATAGGACTGTTAGCGCTTCATGTACCACATTATTAACATATCTAATCTAAATAATTCCATGTCAACTGTTTTCATAGATAGACTGAATGCTTGAACAGTTTATTGTTTAAGTGTCATATTTGCTGCTCTGGTCACCAAGTTCTCTCCTGATGTTATACTTGAATGTGCTGCTACACTGTTCACAGGTTTGAACTATTAGAACAGTGGttctcaaacattttctgcCGTGCCCTCCTTTGGAAGCTGAATAAATGTTGGAGAACCTCTGTATTAGACTAATATTCGATGGTAGGATTGTACTGTCTGTAGCTAAAAGTATCAAACACTCTGCACCACAGTAACTTCACTGTCGTGTTAAATGCCTGACACAGAATAGACTCACTCCGTGAATGAGCTGTGACTTCCAGACTTGCAGGTGTGGTGAATTTCTAAATGCCAtgcttttcttttatctctgtgATGAATAACTGGATGTGCATTGACGATTAAAACACCATCTTAACCCTTGTGTTTTGCTTTCTCAATATTTTTTACCAGTGGAAAGAAAACCAGGAGTAGATTTAATATGAGTTAATATGTTATGACCAATGGAGAAAATCTTAAAAAGTGTGTAGATGATTTATCCAGTAAACCAGATGACATTTGCGTACAGGAAACATGGCTGGGACTAAATTTGGATTTCAGAATAGCTGGATATGCTTGTGTTAGATATGATGGGGGGACTGAGTAGGAGGAGGGTGTGCAACATTTATTAGAGAAGATTTCATttagagagaggtgagaggaatCAGAAGGGAATGGCAGTCTCTAGTACTGAAGATAGGGGAGGAGGCAGTGTCTGATGAAGAGAAGGAAGGGATGATAGTGAAGGCACTTACACAAACCCATAGTTCTGATAATGTGACTTGAGGAGGCCAAGAGTGGAAGAGTAATGACGAGATCAGATTTTAGGTGTTTCACACTGCCATCTGAATGCAGGACTTGTAATATAAAATTTTTATATTAATGCACTGGTATTGCAACACATTTATATGAATCGTTTTGGACTTTGGTTTCAACAAAATAGTGACTGCTAAAATCTTAATCTAAAATTATCCAGTAGTTAAATTTTTCATACAAATTTTCCTGTTAAATGTAGTGGATTGGAAGAATATTATAGAATAAAATGGCAATTCTCAAGTAAAGTGCCTCTGAACTGTGCAGTGCTAGAGTACTTGAGTGAATGCGCTTAGCAACACCACAGGAAACAGCCTTACTTAAAATCAGAGCATTGATTTATTTGCACTCCCACGTGAACGCATGACATACATGCTCTACTGAATAGCTACAATGCTGTATCTTCGACCGGTGCGTCCATTTAATTTTGACTCTTGATGTTATAATAGGTCTTTATTTTCCTCAAAGGTGGGTGCACCCCATTTTACCATTAGAACCCCAAAGGATGTTGTGCACATGCGCGTTGTGCAATCTACCGGAGCGCGAGAGGTAGGGAAGGGAGTCCTAATGGCGGAGAATGTACGGTCGCCTTTTGACTACCGGGAGCCACCGACCCTCGACAGCGACGGGGATGGGAGCAAACCGCCGCCACCACGGGGGTGAGTGAGCGCGGTGAGCCTCCGGTTTGCCGCCGCGCGGGGTTGTTTTCACCAGGGATTTGTGAGCAAAATGCAAGAGCCCGAGACGCACGCGCCGCTGCAAGCGTGCACGTTTGTTTAGTTAACGTTAGAAGCCTTTATTCGCGTGCATGTCTTCAGCGTTATGTTGCAGAAAACGAAGCGGAGGAAGTGacttttgattgtttttttggttGCAGCCGCCGTGTCCTGTGAGGTCGCGCCTTCCCCTGGCCGCCTCGCTTCGCATTTGATCGCCAGCCTTTCATTTTTGATGTTTTGACGGGACAGAAGTCTAACGCTAGCTGCTAGAAGCTAACAGGCTAGCATTTAGGTTTAGCATTGATGTTAGCATGCACCCAGCAGGAATCATCAGTGTAACTAGCTGATCGGTGATCTGCTCTCTTGTCGCCAATATCTGCCGTATGTCTGATTTCTTTGACCGCAGATCGCTGAATATATTATTCACCGATGTCAGTACATTCATGCTCTCAACGCTGCCTGACTGTGCAGCTGGTGCAAATCATGACTCGTGGCTTGTTTGGCTTTGAGTAAACAAAGTTGCTGACCACGACCAAAATGCATCCGAAAACAGTGGACTGTCACCCGGCTCATTGAATTAAGCACGCTTTGTTGTGATAATCAGTCCACTGTAAATGCATTTGTACAGTCTGACGGGATTGAAGAAAGGGGTGGGGCTATTTCCaataatttgattaaaaatCGTAATATAAGTGAGGTAGCTGAAATCAAAGCTTCCACATAGTTTACAGAAGAACAGTGTTTCCCAGTTATGGTCTGTGATTACCACATCTCTGCTGTTTGGGACTGATTTACACCTGGTTTGACAGGTAAACTTGCTGCACGGACGGCAAACCAGCATTATTGGGCTGAAGTAAATTCCTCTGTAAATTCAAGTAAAGTCAAGGATGGCGGTCGGGCTACATTCCTTgtgtaaactgtaaatgaaataatggATTAGTCgatcagcagaaaaaaataagctattttgataatgaaTCTATGAGAAATGTTTCGAGCAACAATGCCAAATATTCCCTACTTACAGTTTTTTTATTGTGGAGATTTTGGAGTTGTGGAGtctaataaacaataaaaatggtcaaaaataGCCATCACAACAAAATATCTTGTTTTGCTTGACCAAAAATCTAAATacccacaattttttttactttgcaaTGATATTTGATGAGGAAAAGTAGGAAATCCTCTTATTTGATGATCTGGAATCAGACAATAATTGCTATTGTTTCACTATTTTTGCTTGAAGAATGCCTTAAGTGTGATGGGCATaattttacagaccaaacaattaGGTGATTTAAGTAGAAAATAATCTGAAGATTACTTGATATGGGAAATAATTCTTACTTGGAGCCATAAAGTGACATGATgaacagtgtgtatgtgcaagcCTTCACTTTAATGTAATATCTGATTTTGCACAGTAACACTGAACATCCAAAACCATCAATATAGGTTGTGCAACAATCCAAATTTCCATAGGGCTTTGCTTTGATTGCTTATGAAATCAAAAGCATTTAAAATTTTCTTAACTAGaagaacaacaaacacaccGTTGTCATCACTGTTGCCATCATCTCTAGTTAAATAGTTCATAGCCTTATTGTTATAGTGGATGAGTCACCCACCTGATAGACTCGCTCTGTGTGCATATTGAAGTATCGCTTTTCCACCGGTGTCACATCCTTGGCTCGTTTTGCCTGCCCTCCATCCAGACAGTTCCTGGAGGAAAGTCTTAAGCACCGCTTTTTCTGAATGTGTCATCATGCTAAACAAAGccctggttttgtttttacagccgCGTATGTGGGAGAAAAAGGAAGGGGACACCTGTGAAGGTGTGTGACCGAGCGTATGTGacagaagatgaggaggaggaaagcatGTCAGAACACAGCTACAGTCCTGGTAtatatagaaacacacacacacatttttgctACATGCTGTTGGTGTTTTCTAATGGAAAAcaagtgttgttgtgttgtagtAAGGAGAGGGATCTTCTGTCTTTCAAATATAAGGCCTGTGGTTGTTGATGAATGCTAAAATATGCTAGATTGAAACAGTCTACTCTGCCCCAGGTGATGGCCAGTACCCAGAGGGTGCAGAAGACCGCCTCCCTCCACCTGGCAGTCCCTATTACCTGCCTGACCCCACTCAGCTCTGGTAAAGAGGACGCCATGGTCTCTGtgatctgcttctttttttagGCAGGGGATCCACGTTGCTAatgtctgttttatatttttcagtgtGCCAGAGCTGGGGGAGGAAGGGGCGAGTGGTGTTCGGGGGCCTGTGCTCTTCCATCCACCACCCAACTGCCGGATTCGTGAGGTCCACTGTGGGACCCAGGTGCGGTTGGTTGTCATAGCAATCCGAGACATCGCCAAAGGGGAGGAGATCACAGTGGACTACAGCCTGACGGACTGGGGCGAAAATGCAATGGTGAGCAATGCAATGGGAATAAGGAAAGTCATAAAATATTGCAAAATGCAatggaaaaattattttttgtcatgGGTATTGtgggcaaaaacaaaaaaaatgggaaTTGTGTATTAAAATTGAACTTAAAGtgtgatgaaaatgtaaatcCTGTTAATATAGCTACACGTTGAGCTAACAGGGTTTGTTTGAATATGAAATCTCTCTGTCACCAGGAGGATGAGGCTGGCCCCCACCCactgtccctctctgtttctgattACCTTACTCCCTCCTGGTCATTATCACCCTCATCCTCCCCACTCACCCACTCTGAACCCAGCGACTCTGATcgtgaggaggatgaagaggaggaagatgacgatgatgacgacgatgatgaagaagaggaaattgAAGAAATACGGGGCCGAATGCTGCGCCGCCGCAAGAAGCGCAAGATGCCAGCTGCTGTCAATTCAAAGAAGAAGAGCGCGCCCACCTCCTCCAGAGGACCTGGGCGCCCGTGTTCATTTTCCCGCCCAGCACCAGTTGCAGCCCCAGTTAGATCCCAGTCCCAGGCCCCAGTCAACACCTTGGCACCCCCAACCACCAACATCAACAATAACATCAACATAAACATTGGCAGCTCCAGCGGTACCACAGTGACCAGACGGCAGCACTGCCCATACTGCGGCCGCCACTATCGCTCTCTGGCACGCCACCTGGAGAAGCACCACGCCAACCAGCCTGAGGTCAGGACAGCCATGGAGCTGGCACACCTCCACACCTCTTCAAATGGTAGCGCCTCACACCCTCAACCCTCATCggcctccacctctgctcctcaCAGTCATTCCTTTGCTGTCCCTCAGCCTTCTGCCTCAAACCCCACACcgccctctctcttctccaggGAGAGGGAATCACCAGCTACTCGCTCGAGCACTGGTGCCGTCTCATTCTCCCTCTCGCTTTCACCGCCTGCTTCGGCTCAACCTGCAGCCCCCAAGAAGGGGCCGAGCTTAAGCCCAGGGCCCAACTCAAAGCGCCCTGCACCCCCAATGGTGTCCAGGGTAAAGAGTCCATCACCTCCTCCCCCATCTACTCCAAAAAGGGGTCGgaggatgaagaaagaaaagcatgaaGAGCCGcagaaggtggaggtggagagctCAAGAAGTCAAGAGGAACTGGTCCCACCTCCCACTCCAGAGCCAGATGTAGATCCAGATGAAGATCTGGAGCTGAGTGGGGAAGGGGAAGATGACGCACCagaggagaaaaatggagagatTGTAAGGTGTGGTTGTCTCTGATACACTTTTCTTTCCCATTACATATTTATGGGTAACATTGGTTTTTAGGTAGTGCATTGTGATTTGAACtgctatttctctctctgtttccagcaCAAACAGACATCACATGTCTCcactgctctcctccctctcttgtctGGTCCTCTACCTCCGCCGCCAACAGcactcctctttcctttctctaaCCCGCTCTCCTCACTCTGCTGAAGCCTGGCGCCTGCTCTGCCATTCCAGCCTCTCCCTGCTCATCCTCTACAACCGCCACCGTGAATGCGAGGTGGCCAAACTCACTGTCCAGGACTACCGCAGCCGTATCACCCCACAGACCAGCTCCAACACCAGCTCCCCCTCTGGCATGGAAGCCCTCCTGTCTCCCTTTGAACGCCAAGTCCTCTGTCATCTCCCTCGGGCTGGTGTTTTGGGCAAGCGCGGTCGCATCCAGCCACTAATTCTCCCGCCACACTGTGAGTCCTGCCTGGACCTGCTTCTTCAAACCAGTCCCAATGTGGGCGTGGACCCAGAGAGCCCCTATGTCTTCTCCCGCCCCTACCACTCTCCTGCCACTCCACTGCGGGGCACGGACCTCCTGAGAAACCTGGCTCGAGCCAGCGGGGCCAAGAACCCTGGAGCACTGACAGCGACGCGAGTGCGGCGACAGGTAGCCATCCTTACCCAGCTGCTGCTATTAGAGGAGGGTGAGGGCCAGGGTGGAGCTACCAAACGCTTGGAGGACTTCCTTGAACGAGAATATCATGTGACTCAGAACTGTTCCACTATCATTCGTGACCCAGCACTCATGGGTCGTGTGGGTCGTGTTGTTCTTTatggagagagggaaggtgTACTTTTCAGAGGGATGAGCCTGCAGCACATCTGCCTTGAGTTGGATGGTAAGGAATTACATAATACATTTTCTGACTTCAATAAAAAATGGTTAGACACCTGGGCCCATCTGCTACTGGGTAAGGTAGGTTTGAAtttctgacatctgttttgaaatgttaactctttattttcaaagtgaaagtattaaattttttggacttccaGCCACTTAAATGACTTTAAAGGGGTCAGATTAAATTTGTTTGTAGTTTTACCAATGTTAAGTCATCTCCTTTAAAGTTAAAAGAACACTAAAGATTTAACTTCATTACAGAATCCAGGACATAATTTAATGGCTTCATTATAACATTACATTTTAGAGCTGAGCAAATTTTGATGGCACAACATGAGTTTATGATAATGACTCTGCCAGAGGGTCTGTGGGTTTTGCATATTTTACAGCCAGATTCTACTAGTATGCACCATTTTattaagaaacatttttaatcacTAACAGTTCTGCAGTCGACCCTTT
The sequence above is drawn from the Toxotes jaculatrix isolate fToxJac2 chromosome 23, fToxJac2.pri, whole genome shotgun sequence genome and encodes:
- the LOC121177427 gene encoding uncharacterized protein LOC121177427 isoform X1; amino-acid sequence: MAENVRSPFDYREPPTLDSDGDGSKPPPPRGRVCGRKRKGTPVKVCDRAYVTEDEEEESMSEHSYSPGDGQYPEGAEDRLPPPGSPYYLPDPTQLCVPELGEEGASGVRGPVLFHPPPNCRIREVHCGTQVRLVVIAIRDIAKGEEITVDYSLTDWGENAMEDEAGPHPLSLSVSDYLTPSWSLSPSSSPLTHSEPSDSDREEDEEEEDDDDDDDDEEEEIEEIRGRMLRRRKKRKMPAAVNSKKKSAPTSSRGPGRPCSFSRPAPVAAPVRSQSQAPVNTLAPPTTNINNNININIGSSSGTTVTRRQHCPYCGRHYRSLARHLEKHHANQPEVRTAMELAHLHTSSNGSASHPQPSSASTSAPHSHSFAVPQPSASNPTPPSLFSRERESPATRSSTGAVSFSLSLSPPASAQPAAPKKGPSLSPGPNSKRPAPPMVSRVKSPSPPPPSTPKRGRRMKKEKHEEPQKVEVESSRSQEELVPPPTPEPDVDPDEDLELSGEGEDDAPEEKNGEIVSTNRHHMSPLLSSLSCLVLYLRRQQHSSFLSLTRSPHSAEAWRLLCHSSLSLLILYNRHRECEVAKLTVQDYRSRITPQTSSNTSSPSGMEALLSPFERQVLCHLPRAGVLGKRGRIQPLILPPHCESCLDLLLQTSPNVGVDPESPYVFSRPYHSPATPLRGTDLLRNLARASGAKNPGALTATRVRRQVAILTQLLLLEEGEGQGGATKRLEDFLEREYHVTQNCSTIIRDPALMGRVGRVVLYGEREGVLFRGMSLQHICLELDVMSGNSADSFSEDSEAEEEKEDVKEKAEVMVKKKGPGRPPRKKRAPIPSPVSPVIANVHKRRCIPPKSGKRGVLKRPWSEAERVAVETHLKRNLMELRVPAKADCERCLELCPLLVSNQRDWRAIKFYVHNRIQLLKKQGRRESAAAVC
- the LOC121177427 gene encoding uncharacterized protein LOC121177427 isoform X2, which translates into the protein MSEHSYSPGDGQYPEGAEDRLPPPGSPYYLPDPTQLCVPELGEEGASGVRGPVLFHPPPNCRIREVHCGTQVRLVVIAIRDIAKGEEITVDYSLTDWGENAMEDEAGPHPLSLSVSDYLTPSWSLSPSSSPLTHSEPSDSDREEDEEEEDDDDDDDDEEEEIEEIRGRMLRRRKKRKMPAAVNSKKKSAPTSSRGPGRPCSFSRPAPVAAPVRSQSQAPVNTLAPPTTNINNNININIGSSSGTTVTRRQHCPYCGRHYRSLARHLEKHHANQPEVRTAMELAHLHTSSNGSASHPQPSSASTSAPHSHSFAVPQPSASNPTPPSLFSRERESPATRSSTGAVSFSLSLSPPASAQPAAPKKGPSLSPGPNSKRPAPPMVSRVKSPSPPPPSTPKRGRRMKKEKHEEPQKVEVESSRSQEELVPPPTPEPDVDPDEDLELSGEGEDDAPEEKNGEIVSTNRHHMSPLLSSLSCLVLYLRRQQHSSFLSLTRSPHSAEAWRLLCHSSLSLLILYNRHRECEVAKLTVQDYRSRITPQTSSNTSSPSGMEALLSPFERQVLCHLPRAGVLGKRGRIQPLILPPHCESCLDLLLQTSPNVGVDPESPYVFSRPYHSPATPLRGTDLLRNLARASGAKNPGALTATRVRRQVAILTQLLLLEEGEGQGGATKRLEDFLEREYHVTQNCSTIIRDPALMGRVGRVVLYGEREGVLFRGMSLQHICLELDVMSGNSADSFSEDSEAEEEKEDVKEKAEVMVKKKGPGRPPRKKRAPIPSPVSPVIANVHKRRCIPPKSGKRGVLKRPWSEAERVAVETHLKRNLMELRVPAKADCERCLELCPLLVSNQRDWRAIKFYVHNRIQLLKKQGRRESAAAVC